Part of the Jatrophihabitans sp. GAS493 genome, ACCGAGCCAGGTACTCGGCGCAGTGAGCGATCACATCCTCTTCGGTGATCGCCGAACCCGGCTGACGGACCACGGTGGCGATCGGAGTCTGCCCCCAGCGCTCGTGCGCGATGCCGACCACGGCAACCTCGCGCACACCGTCGAGCTCGGAGATGCAGGCCTCGATCTCGGACGGGTAGACGTTCATGCCGCCGGTGACGACGAGATCGCTACGCCGCTCGGTGACATACACGTAGCCGGCGGCATCGACACTGCCCAGGTCACCGCTGTGGTACCAGCCGTCACGGAAGGTCCGAGCCGACTCCTCGGGGCGATTCCAGTAGCCGATCACCACGCTGGATGAGCGGACCACGAGCTCGCCGACCGACTCGCCATCGCGGGGCAGCTCGTTCCCGTCCTCGTCCAGGACGCGCACCACCGCCTCCAGCACCGGACGGCCGGCGGAGCTATATAGGTCGTCGGCCGCATTGCCTTCGACCACATCGGCGATATCGGTGACGGTGACCAGCGCCCCGGAGACCTCGGTCATCCCCCACCCCTCGAGGAAGCGGTGCCCTACGACCGCGGCCCAGCGCTGCAGGTCGGCCGGATTGGCCTTGGATGCCGAATGCACGAAGGTCCGGATCGTCGCCGCCTTCTCCGGGTGGGCCCGGACGAGCTCAGTCATCGGAACGATCCACGGCGACGGGATGAAGGTGAACGTCCCACGCTCCCGCTCGATCACGTCGAGGAGCTCCTCCGGCGTTACCCGCCCCGTCATGTATACGGTGCCGCAGATGTACATGTGCCCCATGATGAGCCCAAGCACGGTAGCGACGAAGGACATGTTCGAGTGGTAGATGCAGGTGCTGTATTGCGGCGTGCGGTAGCTGTGTGCGTGCTGGCGCAGCGTGTTGCGCAGCGTCCGATGAGTCACCATCGCGCCCTTGGGGCGGCCGGTGGTGCCACTGGTGTACGCGATGATGTACAGGTCGTCCTCGTCGGGCTCGGGCGGGGCCACGTCGCTGCCGCCGGCCACGAGACGCTCGAACTGACTCTCCGACGCATTCCAGTCGCCGATCGGAATGAGTGTTCGCACCGCCGGTACCGCCTCGGCCACCGCCTTGGCGCCGGCCTCTAGCTCCTCAGAGTGGAAGAGCAGGATCGCTCCGGAGTCGCGGACCTGATACGCGGCCTCGTGCTCGGTGAACATGCTGTTGATCGGCACCAGCACCAGCCCGGCTTTGGCCAGCGCGAAGTACAGCTCGAGATACTGCGGACGGGTGTCGCACCAGACGGCCACCCGGTCGCCGGGGAGGCAGCCGCTGTCGAGAATGGCGTTGGCAAGCCGAGTGGACCGAAGATCGAGCTCGCTATACGTTCGTACCAGCCCGTCGAAGGTCTTGAGTGCAGCCAACTCCGGATGCCGCATTGCTGCGCTGGAGACGATCCGCCCGATCTGATCGGCCACGTTGCACCTCTTTCTCTAAACCAAGTGCTTGCTTGGTACGAGCCTAGATCGTTCCACGGTTGTGGTCAATGTAATCCGGCGGCTTACTTGGCCGGTT contains:
- a CDS encoding AMP-binding protein, which produces MADQIGRIVSSAAMRHPELAALKTFDGLVRTYSELDLRSTRLANAILDSGCLPGDRVAVWCDTRPQYLELYFALAKAGLVLVPINSMFTEHEAAYQVRDSGAILLFHSEELEAGAKAVAEAVPAVRTLIPIGDWNASESQFERLVAGGSDVAPPEPDEDDLYIIAYTSGTTGRPKGAMVTHRTLRNTLRQHAHSYRTPQYSTCIYHSNMSFVATVLGLIMGHMYICGTVYMTGRVTPEELLDVIERERGTFTFIPSPWIVPMTELVRAHPEKAATIRTFVHSASKANPADLQRWAAVVGHRFLEGWGMTEVSGALVTVTDIADVVEGNAADDLYSSAGRPVLEAVVRVLDEDGNELPRDGESVGELVVRSSSVVIGYWNRPEESARTFRDGWYHSGDLGSVDAAGYVYVTERRSDLVVTGGMNVYPSEIEACISELDGVREVAVVGIAHERWGQTPIATVVRQPGSAITEEDVIAHCAEYLARYKRPSAVYFIDELPRSASNKVLRRVLRDQFGASA